Proteins co-encoded in one Amia ocellicauda isolate fAmiCal2 chromosome 11, fAmiCal2.hap1, whole genome shotgun sequence genomic window:
- the LOC136763271 gene encoding protein argonaute-1 isoform X2, with amino-acid sequence MRHLASMRYTPVGRSFFSPPEGYYHPLGGGREVWFGFHQSVRPAMWKMMLNIDVSATAFYKAQPVIEFMCEVLDIRNIAEQPKTLTDSQRVRFTKEIKGLKVEVTHCGQMKRKYRVCNVTRRPASHQTFPLQLESGQTVECTVAQYFKQKYNLQLKYPHLPCLQVGQEQKHTYLPLEVCNIVAGQRCIKKLTDNQTSTMIKATARSAPDRQEEISRLMKNASYNLDPYIQEFGIKVKDDMAEVTGRVLPAPILQYGGRSRAIATPNQGVWDMRGKQFYNGIEIKVWAIACFAPQKQCREEVLKNFTDQLRKISKDAGMPIQGQPCFCKYAQGADSVEPMFRHLKNTYSGLQLIIVILPGKTPVYAEVKRVGDTLLGMATQCVQVKNVVKTSPQTLSNLCLKINVKLGGINNILVPHQRSAVFQQPVIFLGADVTHPPAGDGKKPSITAVVGSMDAHPSRYCATVRVQRPRQEVIEDLSYMVRELLIQFYKSTRFKPTRIIFYRDGVPEGQLPQILHYELLAIRDACIKLEKDYQPGITYIVVQKRHHTRLFCADKAERIGKSGNIPAGTTVDTSITHPFEFDFYLCSHAGIQGTSRPSHYYVLWDDNRFTADELQILTYQLCHTYVRCTRSVSIPAPAYYARLVAFRARYHLVDKEHDSGEGSHISGQSNGRDPQALAKAVQVHQDTLRTMYFA; translated from the exons ATGAGGCATCTGGCCTCTATGAG GTACACTCCAGTTGGTCGTTCCTTCTTCTCTCCCCCTGAGGGGTACTATCACCCTCTGGGGGGCGGGCGGGAGGTGTGGTTCGGTTTCCACCAGTCCGTGAGGCCGGCCATGTGGAAGATGATGCTGAACATTGACG tgtCGGCCACTGCATTCTACAAGGCCCAGCCGGTCATCGAGTTCATGTGTGAGGTGCTGGACATCCGCAACATCGCCGAGCAGCCCAAGACACTGACGGACTCACAGAGAGTCCGCTTCACCAAGGAGATCAAAG GTCTGAAGGTGGAGGTGACGCACTGTGGCCAGATGAAGAGGAAATACCGCGTCTGCAACGTTACCCGCCGCCCCGCCAGCCACCAGAC GTTTCCCCTGCAGTTGGAGAGTGGGCAGACGGTGGAGTGCACAGTGGCACAGTACTTCAAACAGAAGTACAACCTGCAGCTCAAGTACCCTCACCTGCCCTGCCTCCAGGTGGGGCAGGAGCAGAAGCACACTTACCTGCCCCTGGAG GTGTGTAACATCGTGGCGGGGCAGCGCTGCATCAAGAAGCTGACAGATAATCAGACCTCCACCATGATCAAAGCCACAGCACGCTCTGCCCCTGACAGGCAAGAGGAGATCAGCCGGCTG ATGAAGAATGCCAGTTATAACCTGGACCCCTACATCCAGGAGTTTGGCATCAAGGTGAAGGACGACATGGCGGAGGTGACAGGCAGGGTGCTGCCAGCGCCCATCCTGCAGTATGGCGGCCGG AGCCGGGCCATCGCCACGCCGAACCAGGGTGTGTGGGATATGCGGGGGAAGCAGTTCTACAACGGCATCGAGATCAAGGTGTGGGCCATCGCCTGCTTCGCCCCACAGAAACAGTGCAGAGAGGAGGTGCTGAA GAACTTCACAGACCAGCTGCGCAAGATCTCGAAGGACGCGGGGATGCCCATCCAGGGCCAGCCGTGCTTCTGTAAATACGCACAGGGCGCTGACAGTGTGGAGCCCATGTTCCGCCACTTGAAGAACACTTATTCAGGGCTGCAGCTCATCATTGTCATCCTGCCGGGCAAGACCCCCGTCTACG CGGAGGTGAAGCGTGTGGGAGACACTCTCCTGGGAATGGCCACTCAGTGTGTCCAGGTGAAGAATGTGGTGAAGACGTCCCCCCAGACGCTGTCCAACCTCTGCCTCAAAATCAATGTCAAGCTGGGCGGCATCAACAACATCTTGGTACCACACCAACG CTCCGCGGTGTTCCAGCAGCCGGTGATCTTCCTGGGCGCAGATGTGACACACCCCCCTGCAGGCGATGGGAAGAAGCCGTCCATCACGGCG gTGGTGGGCAGTATGGACGCCCACCCCAGCCGGTACTGTGCCACAGTGCGTGTGCAGCGCCCAAGGCAGGAGGTCATTGAGGATCTCTCTTACATGGTTCGTGAGCTACTGATCCAGTTCTACAAGTCGACCCGCTTCAAGCCCACCCGTATCATCTTCTACAGGGACGGGGTGCCTGAGGGCCAGCTGCCACAG ATTCTGCACTATGAGCTGCTGGCAATCCGGGATGCCTGCATCAAGCTGGAGAAGGACTACCAACCAGGCATCACCTACATCGTGGTGCAGAAGCGCCACCACACTCGGCTGTTCTGCGCCGACAAAGCAGAGCGA ATTGGGAAGAGTGGGAACATCCCTGCTGGCACCACAGTCGACACCAGCATCACTCACCCCTTCGAGTTTGACTTCTACCTGTGCAGCCACGCCGGCATACAG GGCACCAGTCGTCCCTCTCACTACTATGTACTGTGGGATGATAATCGTTTCACTGCCGACGAGCTGCAGATCCTCACCTATCAGCTGTGTCACACGTATGTGCGCTGCACACGCTCTGTCTCCATCCCCGCGCCCGCCTACTATGCCCGACTGGTGGCGTTCCGTGCCCGGTACCACCTGGTGGACAAGGAGCATGACAG tgGGGAGGGCAGCCACATCTCTGGGCAGAGTAACGGCCGGGACCCCCAGGCCCTGGCAAAGGCCGTGCAGGTGCACCAGGACACTCTGCGCACCATGTACTTCGCCTGA
- the LOC136763271 gene encoding protein argonaute-1 isoform X1, protein MDPGPSGAVPVGSFPPPPLQQVFQAPPRPGVGSVGKPIKLLANYFEVEIPKMDVYHYEVDIKPDKCPRRVNREVVEYMVQHFKPQIFGDRKPVYDGKKNIYTVLALPIGNERVDFEVTIPGEGKDRIFKVSIRWLAVVSWRLLQEALVSGRVQVPLDSVQALDVAMRHLASMRYTPVGRSFFSPPEGYYHPLGGGREVWFGFHQSVRPAMWKMMLNIDVSATAFYKAQPVIEFMCEVLDIRNIAEQPKTLTDSQRVRFTKEIKGLKVEVTHCGQMKRKYRVCNVTRRPASHQTFPLQLESGQTVECTVAQYFKQKYNLQLKYPHLPCLQVGQEQKHTYLPLEVCNIVAGQRCIKKLTDNQTSTMIKATARSAPDRQEEISRLMKNASYNLDPYIQEFGIKVKDDMAEVTGRVLPAPILQYGGRSRAIATPNQGVWDMRGKQFYNGIEIKVWAIACFAPQKQCREEVLKNFTDQLRKISKDAGMPIQGQPCFCKYAQGADSVEPMFRHLKNTYSGLQLIIVILPGKTPVYAEVKRVGDTLLGMATQCVQVKNVVKTSPQTLSNLCLKINVKLGGINNILVPHQRSAVFQQPVIFLGADVTHPPAGDGKKPSITAVVGSMDAHPSRYCATVRVQRPRQEVIEDLSYMVRELLIQFYKSTRFKPTRIIFYRDGVPEGQLPQILHYELLAIRDACIKLEKDYQPGITYIVVQKRHHTRLFCADKAERIGKSGNIPAGTTVDTSITHPFEFDFYLCSHAGIQGTSRPSHYYVLWDDNRFTADELQILTYQLCHTYVRCTRSVSIPAPAYYARLVAFRARYHLVDKEHDSGEGSHISGQSNGRDPQALAKAVQVHQDTLRTMYFA, encoded by the exons ATGGACCCAGGACCCTCTGGAGCAG TGCCTGTGGGGTCCTTCCCCCCCCCGCCCCTGCAGCAGGTGTTCCAGGCCCCTCCCAGGCCCGGGGTGGGCAGTGTGGGGAAGCCAATCAAGCTGCTGGCAAACTACTTTGAGGTGGAGATCCCCAAGATGGATGTCTATCACTACGAGGTGGACATCAAACCTGACAAGTGCCCACGCCGTGTCAACAG GGAGGTGGTGGAGTACATGGTGCAGCACTTCAAGCCACAGATCTTTGGCGATAGGAAGCCGGTGTACGACGGCAAGAAGAACATCTACACTGTCCTGGCCCTGCCCATCGGCAACGAGCGG gtgGATTTTGAGGTAACTATTCCAGGTGAGGGGAAGGACAGGATCTTCAAGGTCTCTATCCGCTGGCTGGCTGTGGTGAGCTGGCGGCTTCTGCAGGAGGCGCTGGTGAGCGGCCGGGTACAGGTCCCTCTGGACTCGGTGCAGGCGTTGGATGTCGCCATGAGGCATCTGGCCTCTATGAG GTACACTCCAGTTGGTCGTTCCTTCTTCTCTCCCCCTGAGGGGTACTATCACCCTCTGGGGGGCGGGCGGGAGGTGTGGTTCGGTTTCCACCAGTCCGTGAGGCCGGCCATGTGGAAGATGATGCTGAACATTGACG tgtCGGCCACTGCATTCTACAAGGCCCAGCCGGTCATCGAGTTCATGTGTGAGGTGCTGGACATCCGCAACATCGCCGAGCAGCCCAAGACACTGACGGACTCACAGAGAGTCCGCTTCACCAAGGAGATCAAAG GTCTGAAGGTGGAGGTGACGCACTGTGGCCAGATGAAGAGGAAATACCGCGTCTGCAACGTTACCCGCCGCCCCGCCAGCCACCAGAC GTTTCCCCTGCAGTTGGAGAGTGGGCAGACGGTGGAGTGCACAGTGGCACAGTACTTCAAACAGAAGTACAACCTGCAGCTCAAGTACCCTCACCTGCCCTGCCTCCAGGTGGGGCAGGAGCAGAAGCACACTTACCTGCCCCTGGAG GTGTGTAACATCGTGGCGGGGCAGCGCTGCATCAAGAAGCTGACAGATAATCAGACCTCCACCATGATCAAAGCCACAGCACGCTCTGCCCCTGACAGGCAAGAGGAGATCAGCCGGCTG ATGAAGAATGCCAGTTATAACCTGGACCCCTACATCCAGGAGTTTGGCATCAAGGTGAAGGACGACATGGCGGAGGTGACAGGCAGGGTGCTGCCAGCGCCCATCCTGCAGTATGGCGGCCGG AGCCGGGCCATCGCCACGCCGAACCAGGGTGTGTGGGATATGCGGGGGAAGCAGTTCTACAACGGCATCGAGATCAAGGTGTGGGCCATCGCCTGCTTCGCCCCACAGAAACAGTGCAGAGAGGAGGTGCTGAA GAACTTCACAGACCAGCTGCGCAAGATCTCGAAGGACGCGGGGATGCCCATCCAGGGCCAGCCGTGCTTCTGTAAATACGCACAGGGCGCTGACAGTGTGGAGCCCATGTTCCGCCACTTGAAGAACACTTATTCAGGGCTGCAGCTCATCATTGTCATCCTGCCGGGCAAGACCCCCGTCTACG CGGAGGTGAAGCGTGTGGGAGACACTCTCCTGGGAATGGCCACTCAGTGTGTCCAGGTGAAGAATGTGGTGAAGACGTCCCCCCAGACGCTGTCCAACCTCTGCCTCAAAATCAATGTCAAGCTGGGCGGCATCAACAACATCTTGGTACCACACCAACG CTCCGCGGTGTTCCAGCAGCCGGTGATCTTCCTGGGCGCAGATGTGACACACCCCCCTGCAGGCGATGGGAAGAAGCCGTCCATCACGGCG gTGGTGGGCAGTATGGACGCCCACCCCAGCCGGTACTGTGCCACAGTGCGTGTGCAGCGCCCAAGGCAGGAGGTCATTGAGGATCTCTCTTACATGGTTCGTGAGCTACTGATCCAGTTCTACAAGTCGACCCGCTTCAAGCCCACCCGTATCATCTTCTACAGGGACGGGGTGCCTGAGGGCCAGCTGCCACAG ATTCTGCACTATGAGCTGCTGGCAATCCGGGATGCCTGCATCAAGCTGGAGAAGGACTACCAACCAGGCATCACCTACATCGTGGTGCAGAAGCGCCACCACACTCGGCTGTTCTGCGCCGACAAAGCAGAGCGA ATTGGGAAGAGTGGGAACATCCCTGCTGGCACCACAGTCGACACCAGCATCACTCACCCCTTCGAGTTTGACTTCTACCTGTGCAGCCACGCCGGCATACAG GGCACCAGTCGTCCCTCTCACTACTATGTACTGTGGGATGATAATCGTTTCACTGCCGACGAGCTGCAGATCCTCACCTATCAGCTGTGTCACACGTATGTGCGCTGCACACGCTCTGTCTCCATCCCCGCGCCCGCCTACTATGCCCGACTGGTGGCGTTCCGTGCCCGGTACCACCTGGTGGACAAGGAGCATGACAG tgGGGAGGGCAGCCACATCTCTGGGCAGAGTAACGGCCGGGACCCCCAGGCCCTGGCAAAGGCCGTGCAGGTGCACCAGGACACTCTGCGCACCATGTACTTCGCCTGA